The Kineothrix sp. IPX-CK genomic interval AGAAATTACGAGAGACGTACCGGGCGTGGGCGATGATGCGCTGAAGGATTTGGATGATAGAGGAATTATCAGAATTGGTGCGGAGGTTCGCGCCGGAGATATTCTGGTAGGCAAGGTTACTCCTAAGGGAGAGACGGAGCTTACGGCGGAAGAAAGGCTTCTTCGCGCGATTTTCGGCGAAAAGGCGAGAGAAGTAAGGGATACCTCCCTTAAGGTTCCTCACGGTGAATATGGTATTGTTGTAGATGCCAAGGTGTTCACAAGAGAGAATGGCGATGAGCTGTCGCCCGGTGTAAATCAGGCCGTGCGCATTTATATCGCTCAGAAGAGAAAGATTTCCGTAGGAGATAAAATGGCAGGACGTCACGGTAATAAGGGTGTTGTTTCCCGCGTGCTTCCTGTAGAAGATATGCCTTATCTGCCTAATGGACGCCCTCTCGACATCGTGCTCAATCCTTTGGGTGTACCTTCCCGTATGAACATTGGACAGGTACTTGAAATCCATCTTTCGCTTGCAGCGAAGGCACTGGGCTTCAACGTTGCGACTCCGGTATTTGACGGCGCTAACGAGAACGATATTATGGATACGCTTGATCTTGCCAACGATTATGTGAATTTGACATGGGAAGATTTTGAGAAGAAATATAAAAATGAGCTGCTTCCTGAGGTAATGGAATATTTATCCGAGAACAGAGACCATAGAGCGCTTTGGAAGGGAGTTCCTATTTCCAGAGACGGTAAAGTAAGGCTGCGTGACGGAAGGACCGGCGAATATTTCGACAGTTCGGTAACTATCGGCCACATGCACTACCTGAAGCTCCACCACTTGGTAGATGACAAGATCCATGCCCGTTCAACGGGACCGTACTCTTTGGTAACCCAGCAGCCTCTTGGCGGTAAAGCGCAGTTCGGCGGACAGAGATTCGGTGAAATGGAAGTTTGGGCTTTGGAAGCATACGGCGCATCCTATACACTTCAGGAGATTCTTACTGTGAAATCCGATGATGTCGTAGGACGTGTAAAGACCTACGAAGCCATCATTAAAGGCGATAATATACCTGAGCCCGGTATTCCTGAATCCTTCAAGGTGCTCTTGAAAGAATTGCAGTCTCTTGGACTCGATGTTCGTGTACTCCGCGAGGACCAGAGCGAGGTCGAGATTATGGAGACCATCGATTACGGCGATACAGATTACCGCTATGAGATCGAAGGCGAATCCAGAGGCTATGATTATGAGAAAGAGCCATTGGGTTCCTTGGGATATCAGAAGCAGGAATTCGATGAGGACAGCGGCGAACTGGTAAGCTCCGACGACGAGGAAGATCTGGATGATGATATAGACTTGGAGTTAGAGGAAGAAGCTGAATTTGTAGAGTCTTTTGGTGAGTAAGACCATTGCCGAACGGCATCAATTGTCGCTATGAAGCTACAGGCTCAGTAGTGACATAATATCTGGAAGGAGTACCCAAAATGTCAGAAACAAAACAGGAAATGTATCAGCCTATGACGTTTGATGCGATTAAGATCGGTTTAGCATCGCCCGAGAAAATCAGAGAATGGTCCAGAGGAGAAGTGTTAAAGCCGGAGACCATCAATTACAGAACATTGAAGCCGGAAAAAGAAGGTTTGTTTTGTGAGAAGATTTTTGGACCCAGCAAAGACTGGGAATGTCATTGCGGTAAATATAAGAAAATCAGATATAAGGGCGTTGTCTGCGACCGCTGCGGCGTAGAGGTAACGAAGGCCAGCGTGCGCAGGGAGCGTATGGGACACATCGAACTGGCGGCCCCGGTATCCCACATTTGGTATTTTAAGGGAATCCCCAGCCGTATGGGTTTGATTCTCGACTTATCCCCGAGAGTGCTTGAAAAAGTGTTGTATTTCGCTTCCTATATTGTATTGGATGCGGGCGAAACCGACTTGGAATACAAGCAGGTGTTGTCTGAAAGAGAATATCAGGATTCGAGAGAGACGTGGGGAAATAAGTTCCGTGTAGGTATGGGTGCAGAGGCAATCAAAGAGTTGCTTCAGGCTATCGACCTCGAAACGGAATCGGTAGAATTAAAAACTGGCTTAAAAGAATCCACGGGGCAAAAGAGAGCGAGAATTATTAAGAGACTGGAGGTAGTAGAAGCCTTCAGAGAATCCGGAAATCGCCCGGAGTGGATGATTATGGATGCGGTTCCGGTAATTCCTCCGGATTTGCGTCCTATGGTACAGCTGGACGGCGGACGCTTTGCGACCTCCGACCTAAATGACTTATATAGAAGAATTATTAATAGAAATAATCGTCTGAAGAGACTCCTCGAGCTTGGCGCTCCCGATATCATCGTGCGCAACGAGAAGAGAATGCTTCAGGAGGCCGTAGATGCACTTATCGATAACGGCCGCCGCGGACGGCCGGTAACGGGGCCGGGCAACAGAGCCTTAAAGTCTCTTTCCGATATGTTAAAGGGTAAGTCCGGACGTTTCCGTCAGAACCTGCTCGGAAAGCGTGTCGATTACTCGGGACGTTCCGTTATCGTTGTAGGGCCGGAGCTTAAGATTTATCAGTGCGGTCTTCCGAAGGAGATGGCGATTGAGCTTTTCAAACCTTTCGTTATGAAAGAATTGGTAGGGAGAGGTATTTCGCAGAATATTAAAAATGCAAAGAAGCTGGTAGAGAGACTGGATTCGCAGGTATGGGATGTCTTGGAGGAAGTGATTAAAGAGCATCCGGTTATGCTTAACCGTGCTCCTACGCTGCACAGACTGGGAATTCAGGCATTTGAGCCTATTCTCGTAGAGGGTAAGGCGATCAAGCTCCATCCTCTCGTATGTACCGCATTTAATGCCGATTTCGATGGTGACCAGATGGCCGTACACCTTCCGCTTTCCGTGGAAGCGCAGGCGGAGTGCCGTTTCCTTCTGCTTTCGCCTAACAATCTGCTTAAGCCGTCCGACGGCGGGCCGGTAGCCGTTCCTTCACAGGATATGGTCCTCGGCATCTACTATTTGACACAGGAAAGACCGGGCGCGGTAGGAGAAGGCAAGTTCTATAAGAACGTAAACGAAGCTATTCTCGCTTATGAAAACGGCTTCTGTACCTTGCATTCCAGAATCAAGGTAAAGGTGACGAGGAAGAATGAAAAAGGCGAAGAAGTGAGCGAAAATGTGGAATCCACACTGGGACGCTTTTTATTCAATGAGATACTTCCTCAGGATTTGGGATTCGTGGACAGAACCGACCCTGAGAACCTTCTGAAGCTGGAAGTAGATTTCCATGTAGGCAAAAAGCAGTTAAAGCAGATCCTCGAAAAAGTTATTAATACACACGGTGCTTCCAAGACAGCAGAGGTACTGGACTTAATTAAATCCACCGGATATAAATATTCTACCAAGGCGGCGATGACGGTTTCCATTTCCGACATGACGGTGCCGGAGCAGAAGCAGGAAATGTTGAATGAGGCTCAGTTAACGGTAGATAAGATTTCCCAGAATTTCAGAAGGGGTCTTATTACGGAGGAAGAAAGATACCGTGCCGTTGTGGAAACATGGAACGAGACGGATAAAGAGCTGACAGAAGTTCTTCTGACAGGACTGGATAAGTACAACAACATCTTCATGATGGCCGACTCCGGAGCCCGTGGTTCCAATCAGCAGATTAAGCAGCTGGCAGGTATGCGTGGACTTATGGCGGATACTACCGGTAGAACCATTGAACTTCCTATTAAATCCAACTTCCGTGAAGGGCTGGACGTTTTGGAGTACTTCATGTCCGCACACGGTGCCCGCAAGGGTCTGTCGGATACGGCACTTCGTACTGCTGACTCAGGATACCTGACAAGGCGTATGGTCGACGTTTCTCAGGAGCTTATCATTCGCGAAGTGGACTGCTGCGAAGGCAGAGAAGAGATTCCGGGAATGGTCGTAAAGGCTTTCATGGATGGAAAAGAAACAATCGAAGGCTTGAAAGACAGAATCAATGGCAGATATGCCTGCGAGGATGTAAAAGATAGAGACGGTAATCTGATCGTAAAGAAAAATCATATGATAACTCCCAGCCGCGCAGCTAAGATCATGAGCGTCGGCGTGAATGAAAAGGGTGAACCTTTGGAAGCGGTCAAAATCCGTACGATTCTTACCTGCCGTTCGCACAATGGAATATGTGCGAAGTGCTATGGCGCCAACATGGCAACGGGCGAGGCTGTACAGGTAGGTGAAGCAGTCGGAATTATCGCGGCACAGTCAATCGGTGAACCCGGTACACAGCTTACCATGCGTACTTTCCATACAGGCGGCGTTGCGGGCGATGATATCACACAGGGTCTTCCCCGTGTCGAGGAGCTTTTCGAAGCGAGAAAGCCCAAGGGACTTGC includes:
- the rpoC gene encoding DNA-directed RNA polymerase subunit beta' is translated as MSETKQEMYQPMTFDAIKIGLASPEKIREWSRGEVLKPETINYRTLKPEKEGLFCEKIFGPSKDWECHCGKYKKIRYKGVVCDRCGVEVTKASVRRERMGHIELAAPVSHIWYFKGIPSRMGLILDLSPRVLEKVLYFASYIVLDAGETDLEYKQVLSEREYQDSRETWGNKFRVGMGAEAIKELLQAIDLETESVELKTGLKESTGQKRARIIKRLEVVEAFRESGNRPEWMIMDAVPVIPPDLRPMVQLDGGRFATSDLNDLYRRIINRNNRLKRLLELGAPDIIVRNEKRMLQEAVDALIDNGRRGRPVTGPGNRALKSLSDMLKGKSGRFRQNLLGKRVDYSGRSVIVVGPELKIYQCGLPKEMAIELFKPFVMKELVGRGISQNIKNAKKLVERLDSQVWDVLEEVIKEHPVMLNRAPTLHRLGIQAFEPILVEGKAIKLHPLVCTAFNADFDGDQMAVHLPLSVEAQAECRFLLLSPNNLLKPSDGGPVAVPSQDMVLGIYYLTQERPGAVGEGKFYKNVNEAILAYENGFCTLHSRIKVKVTRKNEKGEEVSENVESTLGRFLFNEILPQDLGFVDRTDPENLLKLEVDFHVGKKQLKQILEKVINTHGASKTAEVLDLIKSTGYKYSTKAAMTVSISDMTVPEQKQEMLNEAQLTVDKISQNFRRGLITEEERYRAVVETWNETDKELTEVLLTGLDKYNNIFMMADSGARGSNQQIKQLAGMRGLMADTTGRTIELPIKSNFREGLDVLEYFMSAHGARKGLSDTALRTADSGYLTRRMVDVSQELIIREVDCCEGREEIPGMVVKAFMDGKETIEGLKDRINGRYACEDVKDRDGNLIVKKNHMITPSRAAKIMSVGVNEKGEPLEAVKIRTILTCRSHNGICAKCYGANMATGEAVQVGEAVGIIAAQSIGEPGTQLTMRTFHTGGVAGDDITQGLPRVEELFEARKPKGLAIIAEFGGIATIKDTKKKREIIITNEETGETKTYLIPYGSRIKILDGTVLEAGDELTEGSVNPHDLLKIKGVRPVQDYMLREVQRVYRLQGVDISDKHIEVIVRQMLKKIRIENNGDAEYLPGTLVDILDFEDMNDKLIEEGKEPAEGKQVMLGITKASLATNSFLSAASFQETTKVLTEAAIKGKVDPLIGLKENVIIGKLIPAGTGMKRYRSTSLDTDNNLMGTISFDEDGLFDEEMTFGDLYAEEENFEETEV